The Bacteroidota bacterium DNA segment TCGTTGTCTCCTTGAATTTTAAATATTGCTTCAGTTATTTCGGCAGGTTTATATGGATCGACAAATAAAGCTCCGTCACCTGATACTTCGGGCATCGAAGAGGTATTTGAAGTGATAACGGGAACACCACATCGCATGGCTTCGAGCATTGGTATTCCAAAACTTTCTCTTAGCGAGGGATATAAGAATATATTGCACAATGAATAAATTGCCGGAAGGTCGGTATTTATAACATATCCGGTTAAAATTATGTGTTCTCGTAAAGCTTTGTCGCCAATTTCAGCAAGGAGTTTCATTAATTCTTCTTCATCGTAATCTAACATTACTAATTTGTAATCGTCAGTAGATTTTTTTCTAAAATCGGAATAGGCTTTCAAAACTCCTTTTGTGTTTTTTTTAGGGTCGGTATTTCCGAGGAAAAAGAAAAAATCGTCTGGTAATTTGTATTGACTTTTTACTCTGCTTAGTTCGCTCTGAACTGTAACTTGTTTAAAATGCCTGCTAACTCCATTATAAATTGCATGAAGTTTGTTTTCTTTTAATTGGAAAAAATCAGAAATTCTTTTCTTTTCAAAATTTGATACAGTGATGAGAATATCGCAGTTTTTAACAATTTTTGGTACATACCATCGGCGATATACATTTCCAAATTTTTGGTAAGAAGTCCCTTTATCAGTTAAAATACCAAAATAGCTTTTCTCCATATATATAATGTCGTGAAGAGTAACTATAAGTGGAATATTTATTTTGTTAGGAGCAGTGTTGCTGGTGCAATGCAAGATATCGCACTTTTCTTTCATAGCTGCTTTTGGTAGTGCAAATTGCTCCCAAGTAGGGTAGGGGCCACCACTAAGTTCAACTATTTTGAAGTTTTCGGTTTCTTGAAGGCAGCTTTTGTCTATATCTGGTTTTACAAAAATTACGTATTCGTTTTTTTTATCAATCAATTGTAGTTCTCTGATAAGTTCAAGGGCAACCATGTCCATTCCGTGTTTTTTCTCCCTGAAAAGTCGTTGTCCTTCTATTCCTATTTTCATGTTTTTTCTTTAATTATACTTTTCTAATAACCAATAATTTAACAATTAATAACAATCAAATTCACTAACATAAACAATCATAAAGATACAATTTTTTACAAATTATTCATTTTTTCAATAAAAATCAGCTTTTTTAGACATTCATATTTCAAAATCAATCTTCAGTTCCATGCGTAGTGTGGATGAATTTTTTGTTTGCTCCACGAAGTTTTAGGAGCGATAGTCCCATAATAAAAAATGCTTTTGGTAATGTCAAAACTGCAATCAGTGTATTTTTGTTCCAGAATTTTCGAGGAATCGAAAAAATAAAGGCAACAAAAACAATAGTGAAAACAAGTAGCCACTCACAAACATTGTAATAAAACCATGAATTCAGAATTTCAATATTGATAATTTTAATTATTCCATAAAATATTGTGATTATCGCAGTTCCGCCTAATAGTAAAACTCTTGGTGGTTGTACCATTTGATATACTTTGTCGAAAAAGTCGATATTCCCTTTAAAAAACAAATGAAACAAACCTGCGAAAAAGAATCTCCGGAAATATACAAATTGAGCCGAAAGCCAACGGCGGCGTTGATTTGCAAAAACTTCTGATTTCTGTACTTTTTCGTCGTAAACCAGAGCTTCATTAATATATTCGATTTTGGTTTTATTTCTTAAAAGCTTCAATTCTAACTCTTTATCGAAGCCTCCAACTGCCTTAACTTCTGCCATAGTATTTTTGAAGAAAGCATAATCGAAAGCCATTCCTGAACCAATAAGCGCTGATGATAATCCAAGAACTCTATGACCTTTTCTGAAAATATGATTATTAACTTCCTCGCTTATAGCATCTAAAATGGCAAATGATGTATTCACATTTTTTGCAACCCGATGTCCTTGAACTACTTCAAAACCATTGTCGAATGCATTGTTAACTTTGTTCAGAAATTCTTTTTCCATTAAATTGTCGGCATCTAAAATTACAGCTACATCGTAGTCATCGCCAATAGTTTGCATAGCTTTATTCAATGCTTTCGATTTTGTGCTAACCTCAAATGAAACTTCTACAAGTTTGATTTTGAGCTTTTTCAGTTCATCTAAAGTTTCTTGTTTAAAGGAATCTGCTATTATAACTACATCAAATTTTTCGCTTGGATAGTTCTGATTTAATGCGTCTTTGGCAACATCAATAATTACCGAATCTTCTTTGTATCCGGGTATCAAGACGGCGTATTTCCTAAGTTTAGTAGTTTTAGATTTTTTTTGTTTATATCCAAAAATTCCTGCAAAAGCAAAAATAAAAATATATACAGCAGCAAAAGCAAGATAAACATATAATGCAATTTCAAGAACATTAAACACTAATTTTAATATCTCCATTTTTAGAATTTAGTAGAAAAATAAATCAAAATTTCAAACCGTTCAAATTTATTCCTTTTTTTCATTTAAAAAAAAATTATGTGAATTTAAGCTCTTAATTTTAATATTCTCTATTTTGTCGGAAAGACGGGAAATGATTGAAATTTTTCACAGTTCATGAACAATTTTAAATAATTCTTAAACTGATATTGTTAAATTTTTGTTAAGTTGTATAATAACAACGATTTACTTAGGTTTTTGGAATAATTTTGCAAAATGAAACAGTACTTGAAAAATATTCTTGTATATCTGACAGCGATTACTTTTATGTTCTCGGTTTTAGGATTTGAGCTCGTATATCAAAATTGTGGCAGTTGTTGTGGAGATTCCATATCAATTGAACTATTCAGTGATGTTAATAAGGAGAATTTACAAAACCAAAACGAAAATGTTTGCAAAGAAGATTGCTACACAAAAAATCAAGATGATGAAAATAGCTGCACAGAGGAATCAAAATATTTTTCTATTCAATCGCCTTTTATAAACAAAAGTACGTCTAAAATAAGCTACAATAATGCAATTGTGCAATTTTGTTATTTATTTAGTAAAACTTTTGATACAAATATTTTTGCAAGAAAAGTTGATTTTAATGAAAAACTGACTTTAGTAAAAATCCCGATTTTACTGCTGACCAGCAGAATAATTCTTTGAGAATTTCTGAATAGCTTTCATTTTTCATTTCAGTTTAAACACTGTACAATTTTGGGATAATTTTATTTATTTCATAAAAAAGTAATGCATTAATATGGCTTTAGCCAAAAACAAAATAATATCACAAATAATAAATTAATTATTTTAAAATTGTGATTTGATAAATAGTAAAAAAATAAATATGAAAACGATATATAAAGTATTAATAATCTTAATGTTAATTATGATTATAAATGTAGATAGGATTTTTTCCCAATCTGCAAAATTAAAAGGAGTGGTAAAAGAGCGGAATAGTACAAATGGTATTGAAAAATATGAACCGCTAATAAATGTAAATATTTATTGGCAAGGTACAACCCAAGGCACCGTGAGCGACCAAAATGGAAACTTTGCTATTGAGAAACTTAAAAATGGTAATAATAACTTAGTAATTAGTTATATAGGTTATGAAACCGATACTATTGAAATTGATAATCAAGAAAATGAAATTGAAATAATTTTGTCGTTGAATAATCAATTAAAATCTATAGAAATAGTTGAGAGAAGGCTTAGTAGTTTTGTTTCAAAAATAGAACCAATTCATACTCAGCTTATTATGGGTGAAGAATTAATGAAAGCTGCATGTTGTAATTTGAGCGAGAGTTTCGAAACAAATGCTTCGGTGGATGTTGCTTATAGCGATGCAGTTACCGGTGCTAAGCAAATAAAACTTCTGGGGCTTGATGGAAAATATAGTCAGATCATGACAGAGAAATTTCCTTTTATCAGAGGTTTATCATCAATGTTTGGTCTTGGATATATTCCGGGTTCCTGGATGGAATCTATTCAGGTTTCGAAAGGGACTGCATCGGTTGAAAATGGATTTGAATCCATTACCGGACAAATAAATGTAGAATACAAAAAGCCTGATAAAGGTGAGTGGTTGTATCTAAATGCATTAGCTAACGACAAGGGCAAAACTGAGGGCAATTTCAATGCTAGGGTTGAACTGAACGATAAGTGGAGCACTATGATTTTGGCTCATGCAGAACAAAATGGTTTAAAGCACGATTTCAACAATGACTTGTTTTTAGATCAACCTATGCTCGAACAGATAAACTTTGTCAATAGATGGAAATACAACTCAAATAAAAATATTATTACCCAATTTGGAGTTAAATATTTGGAAGAAAAACGACAAGGCGGACAGATTTCCTTCGACCCTGACCTTAATAGAGATACAAATAATGCTTATGGAATTGGCATAGATTCAAAATATATGGAAATATTTCATAAAGGAGGATATATATTTTCTCGTTCTAAGACAAGCTTAGCTATGATTCAGTCCTATTCTTATTATAATCAAAATTCATTTTTCGGACTTAAAGATTATGAAGGTGAGCAAAAGTCTTATTATCTTAATTTGTTGTTTAGTAGCTATTTGTGGAATACTTTCCATACATACAAAACTGGTTTAAGTTTGGTTTACGATGATTTTGAAGAATCTCTCGAAAGCTCAAGTTTAGCTATTGATAGTCTTTATCTTAGAACGGAAAAAATTCCCGGTGCCTATTTTGAATATACATATGCAATTCCGGAAAAGTTAACAATAATGGCAGGAATGCGATATGACTATCATAATATGTTTGGAGGTTTTATTACACCTCGTTTTCATTTCAAATATAATCTTTTTGCAAATACTATTTTGAGAAGTTCTATCGGAAAAGGCTACAGAACTCCAAATATTTTTGCTGAAAACAGCTACCTTCTTGCAAGTTCAAGAACAATCTCCGTTTTGGAGGAAATTAAGCAGGAAGAAGCATGGAATTATGGAATTTCACTCAATCAAACCTTCTTAATTAAATCGAAAGAAGTTTCAGTAAATATAGAATTTTACAGAACCAATTTTGAAAATCAATTGATTGTTGATATGGATAAAGATATTTCTCATGTCTATTTTTATAATTTAAATGGAGAGTCGTTCTCAAATAGTGGGCAAATCGAAATTTTATTCGAGCCAATAAATCATTTAGATGTTTTGACTGCTTTTAGGATTACCGATGTAAAATCTACAATTAATAACGAACTAATTAGCAAGCCATTAGTAAATAGATACAAAGGATTATTAACAATGTCGTATATGACAGAATTGAAAAAATGGCAGTTTGACTACACATTGCAAATCAACGGAGACGGACGATTGCCAAATACCGAAAGTTTGCCCACAGAGTATCAAATTGGCGATAATTTTCCGGCATATAGCATAATGAATGCACAAATAACAAAGTATTTCAAACAATGGAATATATATTTAGGTGTTGAGAATCTTACAGATTTCACTCAGGAAAACCCTATTATTGCTGCAAACAATCCTTTCGGAGAGTACTTTGATTCCTCTTTGGCATGGGGACCTTTGATGGGTAGAAAATTTTACTTGGGATTGCGTTTTAATATTAACGAATAAATATTGTACTTTTGTAGTTTGTTTATTAGAATTTATTGAAATATTAGAGAATATGATTATGAAAAAATTGAGATTTATTATATTGATTATTAGTATGTTGATTATTCAACATTCTGTTGCACAAAATTCAAAAGAGGTAGCTGTAATTAAATTCAAATCCGATGTTAAATGCAATTCATGCAAAAGCAAAATCGAAAAAGACATGTCTTTTACGAAAGGAGTAAAATCTGTAAATGCCTGTATTGATTCGAAAATAGTTACTATCCGATATAGAACAGACAAAACCACTGCCGAAGATATTGAAAAAGCACTTGTGAAAGCAGGTTATGGGGCAGAAAAGCAAGGAGAAGCAGTAATTGAAAAGAAAAAATCGAAGAAAAAATGGTTCTCTAAAAAAGAACAAGATAGTTAGAGACAGAATATTTAGTAAGATCAAAATATTTTTGTCAAAATATGTAGCAAATTGTTCTATTCCAAATTGTTTCTGCATCAATGAAAAAGCTATAGTAGTAGTTTCGCAAATAAATTATTGTGTTTAGCTTTTCATAAAAAATCTTTATTTAAAATAGAATTAAAAAAAAGAATAATGTTTAAAACTCATTCATTTCATATTCCGGTTATGGGAATTGGATTTACAATTGATACTCCCCTTAAAGTTTCTCAATTTGGAATAGATTCTGTAATTTCGATTGTTGACGATATACTTCTTGAAAGAATAAGAAAAGTATATTGCGAAAAATTTGAGATTCCATATCAGGAAATTTCAAAAAAAACTAAGGACTTCAGAGCCAAAAGAATAACTTCATATCTGAACTTAATTAATCACTTAGCAGAAAAAAAGTTCGACGAGTTTAAAAATACTATTCATGAAAAAGGCAATGAACTGAAGGAGTATTTTAATATGCTACCCGATAGTTCATCTATCAATCAGGAATTTAAAAGCTTTTCGACAAAATATTTTAATGTAAACGATATAAAAAGCTGGATAAAAGAAAACTTATCGATGGGCAGTATAGATGTAAACATTATGACCAAAATTGATAAGGATAATTACAGTAAAAACGAAAAGCTTCCTATTGAATATAATGATGCTCACGCTGCACTTCGAGGTTTTGCCAACAGCGATTTGCATTCGTCATTGGTACTTTCGGCAGGAATGAATCCTCGTTTATATGGATATTTAGAGCAATTCGATGATTTTTTCCCAAACGAAAATGGAGAAATCAAAAAGAAAATTGTTCTGAAAGTCAGTGACTACAGGTCGGCTTTGATTCAAGGTAAATTTTTGGCTAAAAAAGGAATTTGGATTTCAGAATATAGAATCGAGTCCGGATTAAATTGCGGTGGGCATGCTTTTGCTACAGAAGGATTTTTGTTAGGTCCTATTTTGGCTGAATTTAGAGACCATCGTAAAGAACTTGTAGAATCTGTTTTTGAAGTATTGACAAAGTCTTTAGCAACTAAAAATCGTTCAATCCCAAAAAATGAATTAGCTGTAAAAATTACTGCACAGGGTGGTGTAGGTACTGCCGAAGAGCATCAATTTCTTTTAGATCATTATCAGGTCGATTCAGTAGGTTGGGGTTCACCTTTTCTTTTGGTTCCTGAAGTATCTACTGTTGAAGAAAAGACTAGAAATCAGCTTAAAGAAGCTAAAGAAGAAGATTTGTATTTAAGCAATATTTCCCCTCTGGGAGTGCCTTTTAATAGTTTGAAAGGTAACACAAAAGATATAGAAAAATTGGCTTGGGCCGAAAAAGGAAAACCTGGCAGCCCTTGCCCTAAAAGGTATCTTATTTCGAATACTGATTATACTGAAAAAGCAATTTGTACAGCTTCGCATCAATATCAAAAATTGAAATTGGAGGAACTAAAAGAAGAAGGGCTTTCTCAAAGTGCTTATCTCAAAAAATATGCAGAAATTATTGACAAATCATGTATATGCGTAGGCTTAGGAACCTCGGCCTTAGTTGAAAACAATATTGATACAAAGAATGAAGGAGTGGGAGTTTCAGTTTGTCCCGGACCAAATATAGCTTACTTTTCAAAAATAATGAGTCTGAAGCAAATCACCGATCATATTTATGGAAGAGCTAATATGATTACAAGAAACGATCGCCCAAATATGTTTATTAAAGAATTGAAAATCTACATAGATTTTCTCACAGATAAAATTGAAGAGACTAAATCGTCTTTGACAATCCAACAAGAAAAATATTTTTTGTCATTTTTGAAAAATTTGAATGAAGGAATTAATTACTATCATGGATTGTTTTCGGATATGAAAAATATTTTTGAAGATTCTAAATCGAATATTTTAAACTGTTTGGAAACGAGCAAAAAGACACTACAAACTCTAAATAGTAAAATTGAAAATGGGAATATTCTGAAATTCCCTCAAATAAAACCTAAGCAAAAGGAGAAGAGTTTGGTTTGGTAAATCATATTTTTTTGTTTTTACAATATTTTCGTAATAATAAATCTGATAGATTTTGATTGATTAGCATTTAATTAGTTATTTCAACGCTTAACTTCTAATTGTAATATTCCCAATTTTGGTTTAGGTTTTCTTTTATCGAGAGAAGTGAAATGAAGTAAAATTTTGCATGATAAGAATTACAATATTAGCAGTAATATTGAAAATTATTGAAGTTGTAATACTCCAAATTGTGAGAAAAAAGATATGAAAGATTTAAAAAACAAAGCCGAGGAAACAAGCGTAGCTAACGATACAACTCCAAAAGTAACAGGTATTGGTGGTATTTTCTTTTTTTTGGAAAATCCTGACGAAACGAAAGAGTGGTATGCAAAAAATTTGGGGCTTGAAGTAAATGAATGGGGCTCAAGTTTCGAATTCAGAAATGCCAACCAACCCCAAAATATAAATTATCTTCAATGGAGCCCTTTTAAAAATGACAGCAAATACTTTGAACCTTCGAAAAAGGAATTTATGATAAACTATCGTGTTCAAAATATTGAAGGACTCGTAAAGAAATTGAAAGATAATGGTGTTAGCATTCTCGACAGCATTGAGACATACGATTATGGAAAATTTGTTCATATTATGGATGCTGAAGGAAATAAGATAGAATTATGGGAGCCAATCGACAGTATTTTTACAGCAATGGGTGGCAAAACAACGAAGTAAATTATTGTTTTTATTTAATATAAATGAAGAGAATTCTTATATACGTTTTTCTATTCTTAGTTTGCCAAAATATAAATGCACAGGAAGATACGGCTATTTATTCTTTTTTTGCGGCGGGTCATACATA contains these protein-coding regions:
- a CDS encoding VOC family protein → MKDLKNKAEETSVANDTTPKVTGIGGIFFFLENPDETKEWYAKNLGLEVNEWGSSFEFRNANQPQNINYLQWSPFKNDSKYFEPSKKEFMINYRVQNIEGLVKKLKDNGVSILDSIETYDYGKFVHIMDAEGNKIELWEPIDSIFTAMGGKTTK
- a CDS encoding glycosyltransferase, with protein sequence MEILKLVFNVLEIALYVYLAFAAVYIFIFAFAGIFGYKQKKSKTTKLRKYAVLIPGYKEDSVIIDVAKDALNQNYPSEKFDVVIIADSFKQETLDELKKLKIKLVEVSFEVSTKSKALNKAMQTIGDDYDVAVILDADNLMEKEFLNKVNNAFDNGFEVVQGHRVAKNVNTSFAILDAISEEVNNHIFRKGHRVLGLSSALIGSGMAFDYAFFKNTMAEVKAVGGFDKELELKLLRNKTKIEYINEALVYDEKVQKSEVFANQRRRWLSAQFVYFRRFFFAGLFHLFFKGNIDFFDKVYQMVQPPRVLLLGGTAIITIFYGIIKIINIEILNSWFYYNVCEWLLVFTIVFVAFIFSIPRKFWNKNTLIAVLTLPKAFFIMGLSLLKLRGANKKFIHTTHGTED
- a CDS encoding TonB-dependent receptor yields the protein MKTIYKVLIILMLIMIINVDRIFSQSAKLKGVVKERNSTNGIEKYEPLINVNIYWQGTTQGTVSDQNGNFAIEKLKNGNNNLVISYIGYETDTIEIDNQENEIEIILSLNNQLKSIEIVERRLSSFVSKIEPIHTQLIMGEELMKAACCNLSESFETNASVDVAYSDAVTGAKQIKLLGLDGKYSQIMTEKFPFIRGLSSMFGLGYIPGSWMESIQVSKGTASVENGFESITGQINVEYKKPDKGEWLYLNALANDKGKTEGNFNARVELNDKWSTMILAHAEQNGLKHDFNNDLFLDQPMLEQINFVNRWKYNSNKNIITQFGVKYLEEKRQGGQISFDPDLNRDTNNAYGIGIDSKYMEIFHKGGYIFSRSKTSLAMIQSYSYYNQNSFFGLKDYEGEQKSYYLNLLFSSYLWNTFHTYKTGLSLVYDDFEESLESSSLAIDSLYLRTEKIPGAYFEYTYAIPEKLTIMAGMRYDYHNMFGGFITPRFHFKYNLFANTILRSSIGKGYRTPNIFAENSYLLASSRTISVLEEIKQEEAWNYGISLNQTFLIKSKEVSVNIEFYRTNFENQLIVDMDKDISHVYFYNLNGESFSNSGQIEILFEPINHLDVLTAFRITDVKSTINNELISKPLVNRYKGLLTMSYMTELKKWQFDYTLQINGDGRLPNTESLPTEYQIGDNFPAYSIMNAQITKYFKQWNIYLGVENLTDFTQENPIIAANNPFGEYFDSSLAWGPLMGRKFYLGLRFNINE
- a CDS encoding cation transporter, which codes for MKKLRFIILIISMLIIQHSVAQNSKEVAVIKFKSDVKCNSCKSKIEKDMSFTKGVKSVNACIDSKIVTIRYRTDKTTAEDIEKALVKAGYGAEKQGEAVIEKKKSKKKWFSKKEQDS
- a CDS encoding glycosyltransferase family 4 protein — translated: MKIGIEGQRLFREKKHGMDMVALELIRELQLIDKKNEYVIFVKPDIDKSCLQETENFKIVELSGGPYPTWEQFALPKAAMKEKCDILHCTSNTAPNKINIPLIVTLHDIIYMEKSYFGILTDKGTSYQKFGNVYRRWYVPKIVKNCDILITVSNFEKKRISDFFQLKENKLHAIYNGVSRHFKQVTVQSELSRVKSQYKLPDDFFFFLGNTDPKKNTKGVLKAYSDFRKKSTDDYKLVMLDYDEEELMKLLAEIGDKALREHIILTGYVINTDLPAIYSLCNIFLYPSLRESFGIPMLEAMRCGVPVITSNTSSMPEVSGDGALFVDPYKPAEITEAIFKIQGDNEFRDILIEKGLKRSEKFSWKNMAIDVLKLYENFA